One window from the genome of Phycisphaerales bacterium encodes:
- a CDS encoding RsmD family RNA methyltransferase, with amino-acid sequence MRIIAGEFRSRHLASPPEHIPTRPITDRVKEAMFNLLRGHFEDVPVVDCFAGAGGIGLEAISRGAAHCLFVEQSRICARTLTSNIETLGVKDRCDVVIGDALSPALPARLRKSPHVIFLDPPYALTEDPTQRSRLLEQMSRLAAHMDPAGYLVLRSAWPLEDPRFEHPQLLGPETHEYNSMAVHLFQPAAAEGPVTSP; translated from the coding sequence ATGCGCATCATCGCCGGAGAATTTCGCAGCCGCCACCTCGCCTCGCCGCCCGAGCACATTCCGACGCGGCCGATCACCGATCGCGTCAAGGAAGCGATGTTCAACCTGCTGCGCGGCCATTTCGAGGATGTGCCGGTCGTTGATTGCTTCGCCGGTGCGGGAGGGATCGGGCTCGAGGCGATCAGCCGCGGCGCGGCCCACTGCCTGTTTGTCGAGCAGAGCCGCATCTGCGCCAGGACGCTCACAAGCAACATCGAAACCCTCGGCGTGAAGGACCGGTGCGACGTGGTGATCGGCGATGCATTGAGCCCCGCCCTCCCGGCGCGTTTGCGCAAGTCCCCACACGTGATCTTTCTCGACCCGCCCTATGCGCTCACTGAAGATCCGACGCAGCGGTCGCGGCTTCTCGAGCAGATGTCGAGGCTGGCGGCGCACATGGATCCGGCGGGCTACCTCGTGCTGCGCTCCGCATGGCCGCTCGAAGATCCGCGATTTGAGCATCCGCAACTGCTCGGGCCCGAAACGCACGAGTACAACAGCATGGCGGTGCACTTGTTCCAGCCGGCGGCGGCCGAGGGTCCGGTTACATCTCCATGA
- a CDS encoding methyltransferase domain-containing protein: MNTTRERNEYVLGTQDAELLRLGFQHRLWSRQAAEAWEAAQFRPGQHLLDVGCGPGYATTDLAQLVGAKGRVLGIDTSERFINYLRARAAAIGMSHVEAEVGDVQAMDLPEASFDGAYVRWVLCFVSQPEKVVQGVARALKPGGMFVLQDYYYYRGLAVCPSKPVVRKVVEAVDQSWRMRGGDPDIGKRLPRMLKQAGFEIVRIDPLVRAARPETALWQWPTTFFANYLPALVEMGLITRAEADEWNEHWTDCTADPASAFLTPPMLSIVARRVDP; encoded by the coding sequence ATGAATACGACGCGCGAACGCAATGAATACGTGCTGGGTACGCAGGATGCCGAACTGCTGCGGCTGGGGTTCCAGCATCGCCTCTGGTCGCGCCAGGCCGCCGAGGCCTGGGAGGCGGCGCAATTCCGCCCGGGCCAGCACCTGCTCGACGTCGGCTGCGGCCCGGGATATGCGACGACCGATCTGGCCCAACTCGTCGGCGCCAAGGGCCGTGTGCTCGGCATTGACACCTCCGAGCGATTCATCAACTACCTGCGCGCTCGCGCTGCGGCCATCGGAATGTCGCATGTTGAGGCGGAGGTTGGCGACGTTCAGGCCATGGACCTGCCCGAGGCGTCGTTCGACGGGGCGTATGTGCGCTGGGTGCTGTGCTTTGTCAGCCAGCCGGAGAAGGTCGTGCAGGGCGTGGCGCGGGCGCTCAAGCCCGGCGGGATGTTCGTGTTGCAGGATTACTACTACTACCGCGGGCTGGCTGTCTGCCCGAGCAAGCCCGTCGTGCGCAAGGTCGTCGAAGCCGTGGATCAGAGCTGGCGAATGCGCGGCGGCGACCCGGACATCGGCAAGCGCCTGCCCAGAATGCTCAAGCAGGCGGGTTTCGAAATCGTTCGCATCGACCCTCTGGTGCGGGCGGCGCGGCCGGAGACGGCGCTGTGGCAGTGGCCCACGACTTTCTTCGCCAACTACCTGCCGGCACTCGTCGAGATGGGCCTGATCACGCGCGCCGAGGCCGATGAGTGGAATGAGCACTGGACCGACTGCACCGCCGATCCGGCCAGCGCGTTTCTGACGCCGCCGATGCTGAGCATTGTCGCCCGGCGCGTTGATCCATAG